The Polaribacter sp. HaHaR_3_91 genomic sequence CTAAAAAATCTGCATTTGTATTTGGAGTAGAAGCAGAGGGCGTTTCTGATTACGTAAAAGAGCAAGCAGATGGCTTTTTAAAAATACCAATGGTAGGTTTTACCGAGAGTTTAAATATTTCTGTCGCCGCAGCAATTATTTTACAAGATGTAACCACAAAATTGAGAAATTCTTCTGTTGATTGGAAATTATCTAAAGAAGAAAAAGACGTTTTGTATTTTAATTGGGTTCGCAAAACGATTAAAAATGTAGATAAAATAGAAAAACATTATCATGAAAATTTAAAAGGAAAATAAAAAAAAGTCATTCCTACTTTAACAGGAATGACTTTTTTTATGAAGTATAGATTGTTTTATCAATTTATAGATAAAAACAAAATATTATTACTTTACTATTATTTTCTCAATTGTAGCGGTAGATTCGCAACGTTTCACTAATAAACTTACCTTTTCTAAGTCTTTAGTACCTGTAATATAATATTCAGGACAAGGTTCTTGTCTTGGTTTGCTTTTACCAAAATTGACATCACCTGTATATAAAATAGTATTTATTTTTAAGGAATCAATATCAAATTTATGCATCGCACTTCTAGCATCATCAGAAAATAAACGTTCTTTAATTCTGATTGATTTTAGTGTTCTAGCATCCATTCCATAATCAAAAGTAGCTTGTTTCTTTTGCCAGAAAAAATATACAGCAATAGAACCTAATGATAAACCTACTAAATAATAACCTATTCGTTTAATGAGCATTGTAAAATTTTGAAGTGCAAATTTAAGTCTTTTATTCAGTTTTAAACAATATTACTTATTTTCTTATTAAAGAAAAGTGAGATCTAAAAATTGCAGGGTCTCCATCTGTATTTGTGTATTTTAATACATACCAATAATCTGTACTTGGCATCCTATTACCGTTACTACTTAAACCATTCCAACCAGGGCCACTCGGTTTTATAGTTTTTATGAGTATACCAAACCTGTCAAAAATATCTATTGTTGCTGTTGGGTCATCTTTTAAATCAGTAATATTCCAATAATCACCTTCATCTGGGTTAAAATAAACTGGATTATTTAAGGCAGTAAACTCAAGTTCTATATCATTACAAATATTGTCAAGGTCTCTAATTGTAACAATATAAGAGCCACGACTTATATTTCTAAATATATTGTTTGTAGAGAAATCTGTACCATTTAAAGAATATGTATAATTACCTAAACCTTGTTCGATTGTGTTTATTTCTATTTCGTATGAACTAGAGAAATTTTCTGATAAGATATTTACTTCAAATTTAGGAGTAGAACTTTCTATTACCACTTCTGTAGGGCGATAATTACAGTCAGTACTACTATTAGGGTTATTTATATCAATCTTTCGTGTAGCTTCTATTCGGTATGTACCAACTTTATCAGCTTCCCATTCAGCACTAGAGTTGTCAAATAAATCGCCATTTAAATACCATTTTATATCATAAGCACTTGAATCTATTCCTGTTTCTATTAAGAAAGGATTATTTGTTTCGTTTGTGTCATAATCAACACAAATAGTTCCTCCTTTTGCCTCTATATTTAATAATGGATATAATGTAACTAAAAAGGTACCATCGGCAAAACATCCTGGGTAACCTATAGAGTATGCGCGTACATAAATAGTATTAGTAATAATTTCTGAACTATTATTTGTAATCGTATATTCTGAAGGGGGTATTAAAGTAGTTCTATTTAAATCGCTATAATATTCTACTATAATTTCAGGGGCGGTAATCGAAGGTAACGTAGCGAAACTGCATTGGTTTATATCATTTATGACTCCTAAATCTTCTAAATTTGGTTTGGCAAAGATGTTTACTTCAAAAGAACTAATACTCTGACAAGGTTCATATCTAATAGAATTTTCTCCAATAATATAAATTGTTTGGTTTGAATTAATGATATCACCAGCAGTTAAAGGTTCTGTTTTATCAATATTTTTATAATAATTACCATTGGCTAAAACGGGGAGTTTAAAAAAGTCACAAGCTAATATTACATCATCTAATTCATCTACTACCTTGACTAAAATAGTTACTTCAAAACTTTTTTCATTAGTGCAAGTTTCTAAATCTGGGTGTTCGCTGTAGATAAAAATAGTTTGTGTACCCTCTTCAATAAAATCTCCAGGAAACATTTCTGTCCCAGTTCCGTTTGGTCCTCCAGATTCAGTAAAATATCTTCCACTAAAACTTAATATTGGTAACTCAAAAGGGTCACATTTTTTAACATCAGGAAAATCGGGTATTATTGGTTTTTTATTAATAATTACATTAAAATCTGTCTCTGAAGTACAAATTGTGTTAGTATTGTATATATAAATTTTTTGTGAGCTATTTATTTCATCACCTTCAGATAATAGAATTTGTCCTGGGGCATCAGGACCACCAGATTTTGTGTAATAACTTCCATTTTCTAATGAAGGTAATTTAGGTAAATCATCTTCACAACTTACAATGTCATCAATATCATCTACTTTTGGTAGTGGGTTAATGGTTACAGAGATCTCATAACCAGTACAATTTGGTGTAGTGGTTATTTCATTTGCATAATAGTAAATCTTTTGTGTTGAAGTAATTGGAGTTCCTGCTGGTATTATTGTTCCATAAGTATTGTCGGTATAATATTTCCCTATACTTGTAGTTGGTATGGTATAACTACCGCATTTTATGATATCTGGAAATTCACTACGTTTTATAATGGTAACATATAATCTATTAGATAATAACCCTCCAGAAGTACAGCCAGTAGCTTCATCTTTATTATATACAAATAAACGAATTGTAGATTCTATTAGATCTCCTGGTAAGTATTTTGTACCTGTACCATTATATCCTGTATAATATGCACCACCACTAGGTAATGGGTCTAAAACATACGATTCACAAGTAATAATGTCGTCAATATCATCTACAGGCGGAATTGTATTTAAAACTATCTCAAATTGTTTATTTACACATGCTTCCCCATTAAACTCAGAATAAAAATAGATAGTTGTATCTTCTGTCAAAACTTCACCAGTTGCTAGTAATTCTCCTTTTCCATTTTCTTTTGTATAAAATTTACCTAATGGAGTCTCAGGTATTGTAAAAGATTCACAATGATCTGTAGCAATACTATAATTTTCAGCAAAGTATACTTTAAAACTTGTTTGACTGTAGCAACCTGTAGTCTCATTTTTATTGTAAATATAAATTGTACTTTCTGTTGTGATTTTTTTACCTACAGCCAATTTATCACCATCACCACCAGGTTTTGTATAATATTCTCCATGTATTAGGTTTGGCAACGCATATTCGTTACAAGCATAAGCATCTGGTAATTGGTCTACTAAAGGAGGAGAAGTAATGCTTACATTAAAACTAACAATATCAAAACACTCTTTATCAGTAATAGATAATTTTGCCCAAAGCGTAAATGCATTTGTTGTTATTGGATAATTTGTAGGGTTTGTAATTGGATTTCTGCTATTGTTAGCATCATCTATAGATTCAAAGTAATCAATAGTGTAGTTAGATAGTGGTGCTCCATTTAATATTTGACTTTGTACTTTATCTGGAATATTAAGTGTTGTATCTTCTGTACAAATATCAATATCGTCTGGAGTTGTTGCTTTTAAAGATGTAATTTCTATTTCATCGGTTAATTGACAACTTGGGGCTGTTAAAGATGTAATTGTTAATGCATATGTACCTATAGTGTTAACCGTAATTTTAGTTCCATTATCAGTTAATGGAGTGCCGTTTTTTGTCCACTCAAACTTAAAACCATCAGTTTCATAAAAACCAGAATCTATTATAACATCATCCCCGTTACAAAGTTCTTTATCTGCTTCTAAATCTAAAGAATTATTAAAACTACCTGCTTCTATAAATACTGCAGAGTCAAAACCTGAATTATCATAATCTGCGATAACAAATTTTATTTTGTATTTATTATTTGGCACTACTGATGCTTCGGCTTTTAGTGTCTTTGTAAAACCTCTCATATTTATGGTTGAGTTATTACTATTATCTACATAATAAGTACTAAATAATTCTGCATTCACAGAAGGGCAAAAACCGTTATTATTAATGTCTCTTATATTTTTAACAGAAACATTTTGTTTAATATCTGTAATAGTTGCTATGTTGTTACTTATTCCAGTTTCTAGGTTGGTTAGTATAATAGCGAATAAATCTCTACTATCACATTGAAAAACGCCATATTCATTAGAAGCAAATATGTAATTAAAACTAAAGTTTTTGCTAACAGGTGTGAAGTTAAATTCTAGAGAACCAACATCGGTAATGTTTTTATTACCTCCATCATTATCACTAATGTCTTGTAAATCAGGATCTCCACTTAACGAAATTTCACTACTTAACTTTGTATCTGTAAAAGGTCCTTCTGTATCTTTAGCCTTACCTGTTCTTATAATAATACCTTTATTTATAGGGAAATCACCACCATTATTATTAAAAGTGGCAACAGATTTACTTGAAGAAATATCTACGTTAGAGAGATTGATACAAGAGTTATCTATAAGTTGATTAGCTAGTTGTTCTGTTGTTTTGGTATCATCTACCGTTACCGTTTGAGAAAAGGTAGAAAATGTAAGTAATAACGCAGCAACAAAAAATATAGATTTAAAAAATCTATTTAGGTTACTCGTTTTAAATTTTAAATGTTTCATACTAATAAATATTTATAATAGAAAAATATTGATGTTATGAGGGAAGGTTAATTTTAGGGGGAAGGTTAAATAATTAATAAATTAATATCTCTAAATGGTAAATCAAACCAATCGGCAACTGTTTTATTGGTAAGAATTCCGTGATAGAAATACATTCCGTTTCGTAAACTTTTATCAAAACGAGCGGCATTTTCAAAACCGCCTTCTTCTGCAATATTTAATAAATATGGGGTAAAAATATTACTTATAGATAAAGAAGCTGTTCTTGCATAACGAGCAGGGATATTTGGTACGCAGTAATGTACAACACCGTGTTTTATAAAAGTAGGTGTTTTGTGCGTAGTAACATTAGAGGTTTCAAAGCAACCACCTCTATCTATACTAACATCTATAATAACAGCTCCTTCTTTCATGGTTTCTACCATTTCTTCTGTAGCACAAATGGGCGATCTATTTTTACCTCTTATGGCTCCAATTGCTACATCTGCACGCATTAATGCTTTTGCAACCGATTTTGGCTGTAGTGTAGAAGTGTAAATAGGTGCGCTTAAAGAATCTTGTAGTTTGCGTAATTTGCTAATAGAATTGTCAAAAACTTTTACTCTTGCACCTAAACCGATAGCTGTTTTTGCAGCGTATTCACCAACCGTTCCGGCACCGAAAATAACAACGCTAGAAGGCGGAACACCACCAATATTACCTAATAATAGACCGTTTCCTTTGTTAATTCCACTCATTAGTTCGGCAGCAATTAATACAGAGGCGGTACCAGCAATTTCACTTAAAGATTTTACAATTGGATAGGTATTATGATCGTCTTTAATATAATCGAAAGCAACGGCAGTGATTCTTTTCTTAGACAAACACTCAAAGTATTTTTTATTTTGAGTTTTTAATTGTAGCGAAGAAATTAGAATTGTTTGCGGATTCATGTATTCGATTTCACTTTCAGTGGGCGGAGCAACCTTTAAAACAATATTACATTTAAAAGCCTCTTCTACATCATAAGAAATTTTTGCACCTGCTTCAGAATATTCTCTATCTGCATAATTTGCGTTATCTCCAGCACCTGTTTCTAAGACAACTCTATGTCCGTGAGCACATAATGCGGAAACGGCATCTGGTGTTAAGCAAACACGTTTTTCACCTAAATAGGTTTCTTTTGGCAAACCAATAAAAAGTTCTCCTTTTTGCCTTTTAATTTCCAACATTTCTTCTTGCGGAAGCAATTCTTCTTTACTGAAAGGAGAAAATGAACTCATAGTTAGGTTATTTTAGTTGAATGTTTCGTTGTTCGTTATTTAAAATAGTCAAATAAATTTGAACAGCCTCTAAAGGTAGTAAATTTTCTATATTTTCTGGCCATTCTATTAAGCACCAATTATTATTATCTAAATATTCTTCAATTCCCATGTCTAGGGCTTCTTCCTCGTCTGTAATTCTGTAAAAATCGAAATGAAAAACTTTTTCACTATTTGTAGTCTGATATTCATTAACTAATGAAAAAGTAGGAGAGGAGATGCTGTCTAAAACACCTAATTGTTTGCAGATCTCTTTTATAAGAGTTGTTTTACCAACGCCCATTTGTCCGTAAAATAATAACGTTCTATTTTCTGCGGATGTAATAATCTCAGCTGCAACTTCAGATAAATCTTCTAAAGAGTAATTTTTTTTCATAAAGACAAAAATATAAAAAGTATTCAGTAAACAGTAATTGTTTACAGTCAATAATCTTTAAACTTTATAAATGAAGGAGGAGAGGCTATGTTTTTAATGCTCAATTTGTTAAATTAAAAAAGTCTAACAAGTAGTTTAAACCTGTCAGACTATTTTTATAATTAATTGTGTTAGCAAACAAGTTTAGCCCTGATTGAAAGGTTTGTTTGAGCTCTTTATTGCTTTTTTTTTAGCAATAAAAGCGAGTAGTGAAAGCAGGAAATAGCTTCTAATAATTAAAACTATATAACTTTTACTGCTGTAGTAAACTACTTTTGCTTCGGACTATAAACGGCACATGGAATAATAACTTCTTCTAAAGAAATACCTCCATGTTGATAGGTGTTTTTGTAGTATTTAACAAAGTGATTAAAGTTGTTTGGATACGCAAAAAACAGGTCTTCTTTGGCAAAAATAAACGGACTATTCATGGCTACAGTTGGTAAAAAAATGTCTTTTGGATTTCTGACAGCATAGACATCTTTATCTTCGTAAGAAAGACTTCTACCTGTTTTGTAGCGTAAATTGGCACTAATATTTTTATCACCAATTACCTTTGTTGGGTTTTTACAATTGATGGTTCCGTGGTCTGTGGTAATAATTAATTTCTGACCTAATTGTTGTGCTTTTTGTATGATTTCGAACAATGGTGAGTTTTTAAACCAGCTTAACGTAAGGCTTCTGTATGCTTTATCGTCTCCTGCCAACTCCTTAATTACTTCCATTTCTGTTTTAGAATGTGACAACATATCAACAAAATTATACACCACAGCGGTTAAATCGTTTTGTTTGGTTCCGTTATAGTTATCGGCTAATTCTTTTCCGTTTTTTAAGGTGGTGATTTTATAATATTCGTGTGTAATATTTAAACCTAAACGCTTTATTTGTGCCGTTAAGAAATCGTTTTCAAACAGATTCATTCCGCCTTCATCGGTGTCATTTTTCCAGAAATTTGGATGACGTTTTTCCATTTCAGAAGGCATTAATCCAGAAAATATTGCATTTCTAGCGTACTGCGTTGCTGTTGGTAGAATAGAAAAATAAGAATGTTCTTGATCCTTTTTGTAATGATTATTTATTAAAGGTTCTAAAATTCTATATTGATCGTAACGTAAATTATCTATAACTACCCATAAAACTCCTTGGTCTTTACTTAACTCTGGTACCACGTAGTTTTTAAAAAGTGTGTGAGAAAAGGTAGGTTTATCGTGTGCTGTTAGAAAATCTTCATAATTTTTTTTGATGAATTTAAAAAACTGACTATTGGCTTCTTGTTTTTGACTTTCTAAAATACCTAACATTCCAGGGTCGCTAATGTTTTCTAGCTCTAATTCCCAATGCACCAATTTTTTGTATAGATCTATCCATTCTTCATAAGAATTTACCATGGCTAAATCCATAGAAATTTTTCTAAATTCTTGTTGGTAGTTAGAGGTAGTTTTTTCTGATATTAAACGAGAATGATCTAAGTTCTTTTTTAAACTTAATAAAATCTGACTTGGATTTACAGGTTTTATTAAATAATCTGCAATTTTAGAACCAATTGCTTCTTCCATTATATATTCCTCTTCACTTTTTGTAATCATAACAACAGGCAAATTTGCATGTATTTGTTTAATTTCTGCAAGCGTATCTAGTCCTGTTAATCCAGGCATATTTTCATCTAAAAAAACGATATCAAAATTTTTTTCACCTACTAAATCAATAGCATCTGCACCATTGGTAGAAGTAGTTACTTTGTAATTTTTACGTTCCAAAAAAAGAATGTGCGGTTTTAATAACTCTATTTCATCATCTACCCATAAAATTTGTATACTGCTCATATTTTTGTTTATCATTTTAACAATTAAGTATAAAAGTAATTAAAAGTTATACTTTTTAGGTTTTAAAAATGATAAAATATTGCCAATTTTGAGGATACTACTTATAAATGAATTCGTTATTTTTAAAAAGAAATAAGGCTATTAATCATATTTTATTATCAAAGTTTCTTTTTTCTAAATATAATTGCTTTCAGAAAAAACTAAAACTTTAAATTTGCTAGTTCGTGGCATTAATTTGTAATTTGCCATAGATTGATAAAAAGACTCATTTGAAGAATAAAAAACATAATAAATTAAAGATTTTGAACGACCCTATTTATGGGTTTATACAAATACCAAATACTTTAGTTTTTGATTTAATAGAACATCGTTATTTTCAACGTTTAAGAAGGATTACCCAAATGGGTTTTTCTAATTTGGTATATCCAGGTGCAAATCATACGCGTTTTCATCATGCCATTGGTTGTATGCATTTAATGCAAAAAGCAGTAAGAGTTTTACGTTTTAAGCAAGTAAAAATTTCTGAGGAAGAAGAAAATGGTTTGTATATAGCAATTTTATTGCACGATATTGGTCATGGAGCTTTCTCGCATGCTTTAGAGCATAGTATTGTAAATGGCATTTCTCATGAAGAAATTTCATTAAAATTTATGAGAAAATTGAATGATGAATTTAACGGAAGGTTAGATATAGCTATCGAAATATTTGAGGGAAAATATCCTAGAAAGTTTTTGTGCAAGCTTATATCGAGTCAATTAGATATAGATAGATTAGATTATTTAAAGCGTGATAGTTTTTATACAGGTGTTACAGAAGGTAATATTTCTTCGGATCGGTTAATTGCTATGATGAATGTAAAGGATGATGAATTAGTTATTGAAGGGAAAGGAATTTACTCTGTAGAAAACTTTTTAATTGCTAGACGATTAATGTATTGGCAAGTATATTTACATAAAACGGGTTTAGTCGCAGAAAATATGCTGGTTAATGTTTTAAAAAGAGCAAAAGAATTGGCGGATGATGGAGTAGAATTGTTTGCAAGTACTTCTTTACGTTATTTTCTTTATAAAAAAATATCGCAAGATAATTTTACAGATGAAACTTTAGAAATGTTTTCTAAATTGGATGATTATGATGTAATGTCTGCCATAAAAGAATGGGCAAATCATAGTGATAAAATTTTATCTTTACTATCTATGATGATTGTTAATAGAAAATTGTTGCGTATAGAAATTCAGCAAAAAGAGTTTGAAACGTCAGAATTGAATAAAAAAATAAATAAAGTTTCAAAAAAATTGACGCTTTCAGAAAATGAAGCAAAATATTTTGTTTTCACCAAAAAAATCGAAAATCAAGCATATCAGCAAGAAAAACCTATTTTTATTCTGAATAAAAAGGGAAAACTAAGAGATATTGCCAAAGCATCGGATCAATTAAATTTACAAGCGCTTACAAATCCGGTAATAAAATACTTTATTTGTTATCCAAAATAGAATGAGATTAGCCAAATCACTATAAATTTTATATTTTTGCGCTTAATGAAATTTACAGCACAACAAATAGCAGATATTTTAGAAGGTGACATCGTAGGTAATTCTGATGTAGAAGTTTCTAAATTATCTAAAATAGAAGAAGGAGAAAAAGGTTCTTTAACCTTTCTCTCTAACCTGAAATATAAATCTTTTTTATATACTACAAATGCATCTGTAGTTATTGTTAACAATACTTTTGTTCCGGAAAAAGAAGTGAATGTAACACTAATAAAAGTAGAAAGTGCTTATGAAGCTTTTTCTAAAATATTAGCATTTTACAATGAAGTTAAAAATAATAAAATGGGTAGAGAAAGCCCTCATTTTATTTCTGACTCGGCAAAAATTGGTGTTGATGAGTATATTGGTGCCTTCTCTTATATAGGAGAAAATGTGGTTTTAGGAGAAAATGTAAAGGTTTATCCAAATGCTTATATTGGTGATAATTCAATTATTGGTAATAATTGCGTCATTTTTTCTGGAGTAAAAATTTATTCTGAAACAATTATAGGTAATAATTGCAAAATTCATTCTGGATCTATTATAGGTGGAGATGGATTTGGTTTTGCACCAGATAAAAACGGAGTATATACTGCCATACCTCAAATAGGTAATGTTATTATAAAGGACAATGTAGATATTGGCTCTGCTTGTACAATTGATAGAGCCACTATGGGATCTACAATTATTCATGATGGTGTAAAGTTAGA encodes the following:
- a CDS encoding HD domain-containing protein gives rise to the protein MKNKKHNKLKILNDPIYGFIQIPNTLVFDLIEHRYFQRLRRITQMGFSNLVYPGANHTRFHHAIGCMHLMQKAVRVLRFKQVKISEEEENGLYIAILLHDIGHGAFSHALEHSIVNGISHEEISLKFMRKLNDEFNGRLDIAIEIFEGKYPRKFLCKLISSQLDIDRLDYLKRDSFYTGVTEGNISSDRLIAMMNVKDDELVIEGKGIYSVENFLIARRLMYWQVYLHKTGLVAENMLVNVLKRAKELADDGVELFASTSLRYFLYKKISQDNFTDETLEMFSKLDDYDVMSAIKEWANHSDKILSLLSMMIVNRKLLRIEIQQKEFETSELNKKINKVSKKLTLSENEAKYFVFTKKIENQAYQQEKPIFILNKKGKLRDIAKASDQLNLQALTNPVIKYFICYPK
- a CDS encoding bifunctional response regulator/alkaline phosphatase family protein: MSSIQILWVDDEIELLKPHILFLERKNYKVTTSTNGADAIDLVGEKNFDIVFLDENMPGLTGLDTLAEIKQIHANLPVVMITKSEEEYIMEEAIGSKIADYLIKPVNPSQILLSLKKNLDHSRLISEKTTSNYQQEFRKISMDLAMVNSYEEWIDLYKKLVHWELELENISDPGMLGILESQKQEANSQFFKFIKKNYEDFLTAHDKPTFSHTLFKNYVVPELSKDQGVLWVVIDNLRYDQYRILEPLINNHYKKDQEHSYFSILPTATQYARNAIFSGLMPSEMEKRHPNFWKNDTDEGGMNLFENDFLTAQIKRLGLNITHEYYKITTLKNGKELADNYNGTKQNDLTAVVYNFVDMLSHSKTEMEVIKELAGDDKAYRSLTLSWFKNSPLFEIIQKAQQLGQKLIITTDHGTINCKNPTKVIGDKNISANLRYKTGRSLSYEDKDVYAVRNPKDIFLPTVAMNSPFIFAKEDLFFAYPNNFNHFVKYYKNTYQHGGISLEEVIIPCAVYSPKQK
- the tsaE gene encoding tRNA (adenosine(37)-N6)-threonylcarbamoyltransferase complex ATPase subunit type 1 TsaE; the encoded protein is MKKNYSLEDLSEVAAEIITSAENRTLLFYGQMGVGKTTLIKEICKQLGVLDSISSPTFSLVNEYQTTNSEKVFHFDFYRITDEEEALDMGIEEYLDNNNWCLIEWPENIENLLPLEAVQIYLTILNNEQRNIQLK
- a CDS encoding choice-of-anchor L domain-containing protein, whose protein sequence is MKHLKFKTSNLNRFFKSIFFVAALLLTFSTFSQTVTVDDTKTTEQLANQLIDNSCINLSNVDISSSKSVATFNNNGGDFPINKGIIIRTGKAKDTEGPFTDTKLSSEISLSGDPDLQDISDNDGGNKNITDVGSLEFNFTPVSKNFSFNYIFASNEYGVFQCDSRDLFAIILTNLETGISNNIATITDIKQNVSVKNIRDINNNGFCPSVNAELFSTYYVDNSNNSTINMRGFTKTLKAEASVVPNNKYKIKFVIADYDNSGFDSAVFIEAGSFNNSLDLEADKELCNGDDVIIDSGFYETDGFKFEWTKNGTPLTDNGTKITVNTIGTYALTITSLTAPSCQLTDEIEITSLKATTPDDIDICTEDTTLNIPDKVQSQILNGAPLSNYTIDYFESIDDANNSRNPITNPTNYPITTNAFTLWAKLSITDKECFDIVSFNVSITSPPLVDQLPDAYACNEYALPNLIHGEYYTKPGGDGDKLAVGKKITTESTIYIYNKNETTGCYSQTSFKVYFAENYSIATDHCESFTIPETPLGKFYTKENGKGELLATGEVLTEDTTIYFYSEFNGEACVNKQFEIVLNTIPPVDDIDDIITCESYVLDPLPSGGAYYTGYNGTGTKYLPGDLIESTIRLFVYNKDEATGCTSGGLLSNRLYVTIIKRSEFPDIIKCGSYTIPTTSIGKYYTDNTYGTIIPAGTPITSTQKIYYYANEITTTPNCTGYEISVTINPLPKVDDIDDIVSCEDDLPKLPSLENGSYYTKSGGPDAPGQILLSEGDEINSSQKIYIYNTNTICTSETDFNVIINKKPIIPDFPDVKKCDPFELPILSFSGRYFTESGGPNGTGTEMFPGDFIEEGTQTIFIYSEHPDLETCTNEKSFEVTILVKVVDELDDVILACDFFKLPVLANGNYYKNIDKTEPLTAGDIINSNQTIYIIGENSIRYEPCQSISSFEVNIFAKPNLEDLGVINDINQCSFATLPSITAPEIIVEYYSDLNRTTLIPPSEYTITNNSSEIITNTIYVRAYSIGYPGCFADGTFLVTLYPLLNIEAKGGTICVDYDTNETNNPFLIETGIDSSAYDIKWYLNGDLFDNSSAEWEADKVGTYRIEATRKIDINNPNSSTDCNYRPTEVVIESSTPKFEVNILSENFSSSYEIEINTIEQGLGNYTYSLNGTDFSTNNIFRNISRGSYIVTIRDLDNICNDIELEFTALNNPVYFNPDEGDYWNITDLKDDPTATIDIFDRFGILIKTIKPSGPGWNGLSSNGNRMPSTDYWYVLKYTNTDGDPAIFRSHFSLIRK
- a CDS encoding DUF4258 domain-containing protein, with translation MLIKRIGYYLVGLSLGSIAVYFFWQKKQATFDYGMDARTLKSIRIKERLFSDDARSAMHKFDIDSLKINTILYTGDVNFGKSKPRQEPCPEYYITGTKDLEKVSLLVKRCESTATIEKIIVK
- a CDS encoding alanine dehydrogenase, giving the protein MSSFSPFSKEELLPQEEMLEIKRQKGELFIGLPKETYLGEKRVCLTPDAVSALCAHGHRVVLETGAGDNANYADREYSEAGAKISYDVEEAFKCNIVLKVAPPTESEIEYMNPQTILISSLQLKTQNKKYFECLSKKRITAVAFDYIKDDHNTYPIVKSLSEIAGTASVLIAAELMSGINKGNGLLLGNIGGVPPSSVVIFGAGTVGEYAAKTAIGLGARVKVFDNSISKLRKLQDSLSAPIYTSTLQPKSVAKALMRADVAIGAIRGKNRSPICATEEMVETMKEGAVIIDVSIDRGGCFETSNVTTHKTPTFIKHGVVHYCVPNIPARYARTASLSISNIFTPYLLNIAEEGGFENAARFDKSLRNGMYFYHGILTNKTVADWFDLPFRDINLLII
- the lpxD gene encoding UDP-3-O-(3-hydroxymyristoyl)glucosamine N-acyltransferase; the encoded protein is MKFTAQQIADILEGDIVGNSDVEVSKLSKIEEGEKGSLTFLSNLKYKSFLYTTNASVVIVNNTFVPEKEVNVTLIKVESAYEAFSKILAFYNEVKNNKMGRESPHFISDSAKIGVDEYIGAFSYIGENVVLGENVKVYPNAYIGDNSIIGNNCVIFSGVKIYSETIIGNNCKIHSGSIIGGDGFGFAPDKNGVYTAIPQIGNVIIKDNVDIGSACTIDRATMGSTIIHDGVKLDNQIQVAHNVEIGKNTVIAAQTGIAGSTKIGENCMIGGQVGFAGHITIGNNVKILAQAGISKSLKDNEMVNGSPAFKIQDFNKSSVYFRNLPKIASKISNIEKELKSQKLIINE